A genomic region of Leptolyngbya sp. NIES-2104 contains the following coding sequences:
- the acs gene encoding acetate--CoA ligase has translation MSQPTIESILQEDRLFPPSAEFSRSARIKSLEEYQALYDRAKADPLKFWSELAEQELHWFQHWDTVLDWSNPPFAKWFVNGKINLSYNCLDRHLETKGNKPAIVWEGEPGDSKTLSYAELHQEVCKFANVLKSLGVKKGDGVGIYMPMVPEAAIAMLACARIGAPHSVVFGGFSAEALRDRLVDAEVKVVVTADGGWRKDAIVPLKPQVDKALSEGTTAVEKVVVVKRTEQEIAMESDRDFWWHDLEKDASTDCPAEPMDSEDMLFILYTSGSTGKPKGVVHTTGGYNLYAHMTAQWIFDLQEDDVYWCTADVGWITGHSYVVYGPLSNGATTVMYEGAPRGSNPGCFWDVIQKHKVSVFYTAPTAIRAFIKMGDEHPNSRDLSSLRLLGTVGEPINPEAWMWYHSVIGKEHCPIVDTWWQTETGGIMITPLPGATPTKPGSATLPFPGILADVVDLDGNSVPANEGGYLAVRHPWPGMMRTVYKDPDRFRKTYWEHIPPQDGNYIYFAGDGARRDQDGYFWVMGRVDDVINVAGHRLGTMEVESALVSHPAVAEAAVVGKPDEIKGQDIVAFVTLEGTHQPSEDLAKELKKHVVNEIGAIARPGEIRFADALPKTRSGKIMRRLLRDLAAGNEISGDTSTLEDRSVLEKLRAEGS, from the coding sequence ATGTCACAACCGACGATCGAATCAATCCTACAAGAAGACCGCCTCTTCCCACCCAGTGCGGAATTTTCACGAAGCGCCCGCATCAAAAGCTTAGAAGAATACCAAGCGCTCTACGATCGAGCCAAAGCCGATCCGCTCAAGTTCTGGTCAGAATTAGCAGAACAAGAACTTCACTGGTTTCAACATTGGGACACGGTTCTCGACTGGAGCAATCCGCCCTTCGCGAAATGGTTTGTCAATGGCAAAATCAATCTTTCTTATAACTGTCTCGATCGACATCTCGAAACCAAAGGCAATAAACCCGCGATCGTTTGGGAAGGTGAACCCGGAGACTCGAAAACGCTCTCTTATGCTGAGCTGCATCAAGAAGTGTGCAAGTTCGCGAACGTGCTGAAAAGCTTAGGAGTCAAGAAAGGCGACGGCGTTGGGATTTATATGCCGATGGTTCCCGAAGCCGCGATCGCAATGCTTGCTTGTGCCCGAATCGGTGCGCCTCACTCAGTTGTGTTTGGTGGATTTAGTGCCGAGGCATTACGCGATCGATTAGTGGATGCCGAAGTGAAAGTCGTTGTCACCGCAGATGGGGGATGGCGTAAAGATGCGATCGTGCCACTCAAACCGCAAGTTGATAAGGCGCTCTCTGAAGGAACTACTGCGGTTGAAAAAGTTGTCGTGGTGAAACGGACGGAGCAGGAAATTGCGATGGAAAGCGATCGTGATTTCTGGTGGCATGACCTCGAAAAAGATGCCTCTACCGATTGTCCGGCTGAACCAATGGACAGTGAAGATATGCTGTTCATTCTCTATACTTCCGGTAGTACTGGAAAACCCAAAGGCGTCGTTCACACCACGGGTGGCTACAATCTTTACGCTCACATGACCGCTCAGTGGATTTTTGATCTGCAAGAAGACGATGTGTATTGGTGTACTGCTGACGTGGGTTGGATCACCGGACATAGCTACGTTGTTTATGGTCCGCTCTCGAATGGTGCGACAACAGTCATGTACGAAGGTGCACCGCGTGGATCGAATCCAGGATGCTTTTGGGATGTGATCCAAAAGCATAAAGTCTCAGTCTTCTATACGGCTCCAACTGCGATTCGTGCCTTTATCAAAATGGGCGACGAACATCCGAACTCACGCGATCTTTCTTCGCTGCGACTGCTCGGAACCGTGGGCGAACCGATCAATCCTGAAGCCTGGATGTGGTATCACAGCGTAATTGGGAAAGAACATTGCCCGATCGTAGATACCTGGTGGCAAACCGAAACAGGCGGAATCATGATCACGCCGCTCCCTGGTGCAACGCCGACAAAACCTGGATCTGCAACCCTGCCATTTCCTGGAATTCTTGCCGATGTGGTCGATCTCGATGGCAATTCTGTGCCTGCAAATGAAGGAGGATATTTAGCGGTTCGTCATCCTTGGCCCGGAATGATGCGAACGGTTTATAAAGATCCCGATCGCTTTCGTAAAACGTACTGGGAACACATTCCCCCTCAAGACGGTAACTACATCTACTTTGCAGGTGATGGAGCCAGACGCGATCAAGATGGCTACTTCTGGGTGATGGGTCGCGTCGATGATGTGATCAACGTTGCTGGACACCGTTTAGGCACGATGGAAGTCGAATCAGCGTTAGTGTCTCATCCTGCCGTGGCAGAAGCCGCAGTCGTTGGAAAGCCTGATGAAATCAAAGGTCAAGATATCGTTGCCTTTGTGACTTTGGAAGGAACACACCAACCGAGTGAAGATCTAGCAAAAGAGTTGAAAAAACACGTTGTCAATGAGATTGGCGCGATCGCTCGTCCGGGTGAAATCCGATTTGCGGATGCACTCCCGAAAACACGATCGGGTAAAATCATGCGCCGACTCTTGCGCGATCTTGCTGCCGGAAATGAGATTTCTGGCGATACTTCAACGCTTGAGGATCGCAGTGTTTTAGAAAAACTGCGGGCTGAGGGATCATAA
- a CDS encoding alpha/beta fold hydrolase codes for MIQSSPCFLTPKALRPQFPLFVFLPGMDGTGQLLRAQTAGLEAGFDVRCLAIPPDDLTNWEDLAQRVIDLVKTEMNGDEDRSVYLCGESFGGCLAMKVASMAPDLFDRLILVNAASSFNRRPWIGWGAQLSRHLPLFLYQWSSLSFLPLLAAFDKIAPLDRQALVEAVKSVPQATSTWRMDLLHQFEVPVEELRSLTTPTLILASGKDRLLPSLVEGYRLKAAFQNAEVVVLPNSGHTCLLETDVNLYQILKEHEFLVEQECDRE; via the coding sequence ATGATTCAAAGTTCTCCTTGCTTCCTGACTCCGAAAGCCCTCCGCCCGCAGTTCCCGCTCTTTGTGTTTCTGCCAGGAATGGATGGTACAGGGCAATTGCTCAGAGCACAAACGGCTGGATTAGAGGCAGGTTTCGATGTGCGATGTTTGGCGATTCCGCCGGACGATTTGACGAATTGGGAGGATTTGGCGCAGCGAGTAATCGATCTCGTTAAGACTGAAATGAACGGAGACGAAGATCGATCGGTTTATCTGTGTGGTGAATCGTTCGGGGGCTGTTTGGCAATGAAGGTGGCATCGATGGCACCGGATTTATTCGATCGATTAATTCTCGTGAATGCGGCTTCATCGTTTAATCGTAGACCTTGGATCGGTTGGGGAGCGCAACTGAGCCGCCATTTACCCCTGTTTCTTTATCAATGGTCGTCGCTTTCTTTCTTACCGTTACTAGCCGCATTTGATAAGATTGCGCCGCTTGATCGACAAGCGTTAGTCGAAGCGGTGAAATCAGTTCCGCAAGCCACTTCAACTTGGCGAATGGATTTACTGCATCAGTTTGAGGTTCCGGTGGAAGAACTGCGATCGCTAACGACTCCAACATTGATTTTGGCAAGCGGAAAAGATCGATTGTTGCCATCATTAGTTGAGGGATATCGACTCAAAGCGGCATTTCAAAATGCTGAAGTCGTTGTTTTACCAAATAGCGGACATACCTGCTTACTCGAAACTGATGTGAATTTGTATCAGATTTTGAAAGAGCATGAGTTTTTAGTGGAGCAAGAGTGCGATCGCGAATAA
- a CDS encoding 1-acyl-sn-glycerol-3-phosphate acyltransferase: MPGLSPLQVSQLMLMSAGTRTYSYHCDRVPKNSSLLVVSNHRSVMDALLLMSAISRPIRFACHHYMGQVPVMREIVTQLGCFPLDSDKHRQSSFFHQAIDLLKSRQAVGVFPEGTLPMVQPPKPNHMGEFHRGFAHLALRAPIENLAILPIAISPQQETISSAIPLKVLSFFDPTEPLFDQEGWHPLVWYQRVNILIGHPIWITPAQRADYQGKYAKKAVVELVDRAQTEIKTLLDQRPF, from the coding sequence ATGCCAGGTTTGTCTCCCCTTCAGGTTTCCCAGTTGATGCTGATGAGCGCGGGTACTCGGACGTATTCGTATCACTGCGATCGCGTTCCGAAAAATTCTTCGCTGCTGGTTGTGAGTAATCATCGAAGTGTCATGGATGCACTGCTGCTGATGAGTGCGATCAGTCGTCCCATTCGATTTGCTTGTCATCATTACATGGGACAGGTTCCGGTCATGCGTGAGATCGTGACGCAATTAGGGTGTTTTCCCTTAGATAGCGACAAACATCGGCAGAGTAGTTTTTTTCATCAAGCGATCGACCTGTTGAAATCTCGACAAGCAGTGGGCGTTTTTCCTGAAGGCACGTTGCCAATGGTGCAGCCACCGAAACCGAATCATATGGGCGAGTTTCATCGGGGATTTGCTCATTTGGCATTGAGAGCACCGATCGAGAATTTAGCCATTCTCCCGATCGCAATTTCACCGCAGCAAGAAACGATTAGTTCTGCGATCCCGTTAAAAGTCCTGAGTTTCTTTGATCCTACGGAGCCGTTATTTGACCAAGAGGGCTGGCATCCGCTAGTTTGGTATCAGAGAGTAAATATACTTATTGGACATCCGATTTGGATCACTCCGGCTCAACGTGCTGACTATCAAGGAAAGTACGCGAAAAAGGCGGTTGTTGAACTGGTCGATCGTGCCCAAACTGAAATTAAGACACTGTTAGATCAAAGACCTTTTTAG
- a CDS encoding PEP-CTERM sorting domain-containing protein, with protein MKFIKGFCSVVAISAIAALSQAGSAQAISFNITRGVAGPNGVTNQGAYSDFWKNPGTKTIDFNSGSAPTTGFARYTFENAGISSVRADRWSPAGAEGEINDGSYLAVFQGGSVTIQLEKALNYFGMNWGAISSGNVFSFFKGDRLVKSFSTEDVNPVAPVRADQHYGEGNGYLHFYADNKSDIFDRIVITQTGNGGFESDNHSFNTADPRKVPEPTAVLGLMAAGGALLLKRRTQAQVE; from the coding sequence ATGAAATTCATCAAAGGTTTTTGTTCAGTCGTCGCGATTTCTGCGATCGCGGCTCTCAGTCAAGCGGGTTCCGCTCAAGCGATTTCGTTCAACATCACTCGTGGGGTCGCGGGTCCCAACGGTGTCACAAATCAAGGTGCATATTCCGACTTCTGGAAGAATCCCGGAACGAAAACGATCGACTTCAATTCCGGTTCAGCACCGACAACCGGATTCGCAAGATACACGTTTGAGAACGCAGGAATCAGCAGCGTTCGTGCTGATCGCTGGTCGCCCGCAGGAGCAGAGGGAGAAATCAACGACGGTAGCTATCTCGCAGTATTTCAGGGCGGCAGTGTGACAATCCAACTCGAAAAAGCGCTGAACTACTTCGGCATGAACTGGGGCGCAATTAGCTCTGGAAACGTCTTCTCGTTCTTCAAAGGCGATCGCTTGGTCAAATCTTTCTCAACTGAGGATGTAAATCCGGTGGCTCCTGTGAGAGCAGACCAGCATTACGGTGAAGGAAATGGCTATCTGCACTTCTATGCAGACAACAAATCGGATATCTTCGACCGCATCGTGATCACTCAAACTGGTAACGGTGGCTTTGAGTCGGATAACCACTCGTTCAACACGGCTGATCCGAGAAAAGTTCCTGAGCCGACTGCGGTTCTGGGCTTGATGGCGGCGGGCGGTGCGTTGTTGCTCAAGCGCCGGACTCAGGCACAAGTAGAATAA
- the metG gene encoding methionine--tRNA ligase encodes MTLSLEKPNFALTTPLYYVNDLPHIGSAYPTIAADAMARFQRLLGKPVRFVTGSDEHGQKIQRTAESLGRKPQEHCDLVVEGFKRLWTQLDIQYDRFIRTTEERHHAIVKEFFQRVWDNGDIYLSQQKGWYCVSCEEFKEERELLEGNRCSIHTTKEVEWRDEENYFFRLSNYQEKLEKLYAEHPEFIEPDIRRNEVLSFVSQGLRDFSVSRVNFDWGFPIPTDPKHTIYVWFDALLGYITALLDPDQEPTLENATSKWYPFNVHIIGKDILRFHAVYFPAMLMSAGLPLPYKVFGHGFLVRDGVKMGKSSGNAIDPVALVERYGVDAFRYYFLKGIEFGRDGVFDETRFVDMCNADLADGFGNLLNRSLGLIHKNSGGVVPDVEISEDHPLRSIAEGLSDRVANAYDSLAFNVACEEVLTLIRLGNKYINEQAPWSLYKAGKNQEAEEVLYAVLESVRLAAYLLAPIIPRTSTAVYQQLGLNVDFNDASLIDVSITFPNQARWGILRAKQALQKPQPVFQKLELPVESSP; translated from the coding sequence ATGACCTTATCTCTAGAAAAGCCCAACTTTGCTCTCACAACCCCGCTGTATTACGTGAATGATTTGCCTCACATTGGGAGTGCTTATCCAACGATCGCAGCGGATGCAATGGCGCGATTTCAACGCTTACTTGGAAAGCCTGTTCGATTTGTGACCGGAAGCGACGAACACGGACAGAAAATTCAGCGCACAGCGGAAAGTTTGGGACGCAAACCGCAAGAACATTGTGATTTAGTCGTCGAAGGATTTAAGCGACTGTGGACACAGTTGGATATTCAATACGATCGCTTTATTCGCACGACTGAAGAACGACATCATGCGATCGTCAAAGAGTTTTTCCAACGAGTTTGGGATAACGGTGATATCTATCTCAGTCAACAAAAAGGGTGGTACTGCGTCTCTTGTGAAGAGTTCAAAGAAGAGCGCGAACTGTTAGAAGGAAATCGCTGTTCAATTCACACGACTAAAGAAGTGGAATGGCGGGATGAAGAAAATTATTTCTTTAGGCTTTCTAACTATCAAGAGAAATTAGAAAAGCTTTATGCTGAACATCCAGAATTCATTGAGCCAGACATTCGGCGCAATGAAGTTCTAAGTTTCGTGAGCCAAGGACTGAGAGACTTTTCTGTTTCACGAGTGAATTTTGACTGGGGATTTCCGATTCCAACTGATCCGAAACATACCATCTATGTTTGGTTTGATGCTCTGCTCGGATACATCACGGCATTGTTAGACCCAGATCAAGAACCAACGCTAGAAAATGCAACTTCTAAATGGTATCCGTTCAATGTTCACATCATTGGAAAGGACATTCTTCGTTTTCATGCGGTCTATTTTCCTGCGATGTTGATGTCAGCAGGATTGCCACTGCCCTATAAAGTATTTGGGCATGGATTTCTGGTTCGCGATGGCGTGAAGATGGGCAAAAGTAGCGGAAACGCGATCGATCCTGTCGCTTTAGTCGAGCGCTATGGAGTCGATGCCTTTCGATACTATTTCCTCAAAGGAATCGAATTTGGACGCGATGGCGTGTTTGATGAAACGCGCTTTGTCGATATGTGTAATGCTGACCTCGCGGACGGGTTCGGAAACTTGTTGAATCGATCACTCGGATTGATTCACAAAAACAGTGGGGGTGTGGTTCCTGATGTTGAAATTTCTGAAGATCATCCACTCCGATCGATCGCAGAAGGATTAAGCGATCGAGTCGCGAATGCGTATGATTCACTCGCATTTAATGTCGCTTGCGAAGAAGTTTTAACGCTGATTCGACTCGGTAACAAATACATTAACGAACAAGCTCCGTGGTCGCTGTACAAAGCAGGAAAAAATCAAGAAGCTGAAGAAGTTTTGTACGCAGTGCTGGAATCTGTTCGGTTAGCTGCGTATCTTTTGGCACCGATTATTCCCCGGACTAGCACCGCTGTTTATCAACAATTAGGTCTGAATGTTGATTTTAATGACGCTAGTTTAATTGATGTGTCAATCACCTTCCCCAATCAAGCGAGATGGGGAATACTTCGAGCTAAACAAGCACTTCAAAAGCCTCAACCTGTCTTTCAAAAACTCGAACTTCCGGTCGAAAGTTCACCCTGA
- a CDS encoding NYN domain-containing protein translates to MLNHINHETETVFSPEQVLENRGRVAIFIDGSNLFYAALQLGIEIDYTKLLVRLTSGSRLLRSFFYTGVDRTNEKQQGFLLWMRRNGYRVISKDLVQLPDGSKKANLDVEIAVDMMSLVGSYDTAVLVSGDGDLAYAVNAVSYRGVRVEVVSLRSMTSDSLINVADRYIDLDTIKEDIQKTPRAYTYRPLTSIGLMDEHDDEHSP, encoded by the coding sequence GTGCTGAACCATATCAATCACGAAACAGAGACGGTGTTTTCGCCGGAACAAGTGCTAGAAAATCGTGGACGAGTCGCTATTTTTATTGATGGCTCAAATTTGTTTTATGCTGCGCTACAACTCGGCATCGAAATTGACTACACGAAGCTTTTAGTCCGGTTGACTTCCGGTTCTCGATTATTGCGATCGTTCTTTTACACGGGTGTCGATCGTACCAACGAAAAGCAGCAGGGCTTTCTCTTGTGGATGCGCCGTAACGGGTATCGCGTCATTTCTAAGGATCTCGTCCAACTACCAGACGGCTCGAAAAAAGCAAATCTCGATGTTGAAATTGCGGTCGATATGATGTCGCTGGTGGGATCTTACGATACTGCCGTGTTGGTGAGCGGAGATGGCGATCTGGCGTATGCGGTGAATGCGGTAAGTTATCGCGGGGTGCGGGTCGAGGTCGTGAGTTTACGATCGATGACCAGTGATAGCTTGATCAATGTTGCCGATCGATATATCGATCTCGACACGATTAAAGAAGACATTCAGAAAACGCCTCGTGCTTATACGTATCGACCATTAACAAGTATCGGCTTGATGGATGAACATGACGATGAGCATTCGCCATAA
- the lptC gene encoding LPS export ABC transporter periplasmic protein LptC, whose translation MRRSILLNLALITLLIGASGCGNRSNRAAEQLSKDTQGAQKFDNNLTFNNVTLEQANDKGQLWWRVTAKQAVYAKDQKNATVQEPRGELFQDGKPVFKIEAQRSEIQQDGKSIVLKGQITAIDVRDNSILKGNEMEWRPTEDVLIVRNGFNGDHKQVQLAAKEGRFFTRDRRVDVTGQIVAQVKEPSLQMRGERLTWRIQDQKISSDRPIQVDRYENKQVTDRGSADQSDVDLKAKIVTLRQNARIALKQSNTQISGNALSWNVDQKTLTASEPITIVNSAQQVTLTANQGDMQIDQQVANLIGNVQGTGEKNQSRLSADRVRWFFTTQQFEANGNVSYQQNNPPFSIAGPQASGKLDTQQVAVSGNEAGRVELQITPQQGVR comes from the coding sequence TTGCGTCGCTCAATCTTACTGAATCTCGCTCTCATCACCCTCCTAATCGGTGCAAGCGGCTGTGGAAATCGCAGTAATCGCGCCGCTGAACAATTAAGCAAAGATACGCAAGGCGCACAGAAGTTTGACAACAACCTGACGTTTAACAATGTCACCCTAGAGCAAGCGAATGATAAAGGGCAGCTTTGGTGGCGGGTGACAGCGAAACAGGCTGTGTATGCAAAAGATCAGAAAAATGCAACCGTTCAAGAGCCGAGAGGTGAGCTTTTCCAAGACGGAAAGCCTGTATTCAAGATTGAGGCTCAGCGCAGTGAAATTCAGCAAGACGGAAAATCGATCGTTCTAAAAGGGCAAATTACCGCGATCGATGTGCGCGACAATTCCATCCTTAAAGGGAATGAAATGGAATGGCGACCGACGGAAGATGTGCTAATTGTGCGAAATGGATTTAACGGCGATCACAAACAAGTTCAACTTGCAGCGAAAGAAGGACGATTTTTTACTCGCGATCGTCGAGTGGATGTAACCGGTCAAATCGTGGCGCAAGTGAAGGAACCGTCGCTTCAAATGCGAGGAGAGCGGTTAACTTGGCGCATTCAAGATCAGAAAATTAGTAGCGATCGACCGATTCAAGTTGATCGTTATGAAAACAAGCAAGTTACCGATCGTGGCAGTGCGGATCAGTCTGATGTGGATCTCAAAGCCAAGATTGTGACGCTGCGACAGAATGCGCGAATTGCGCTGAAACAATCGAACACGCAGATTAGCGGCAACGCGCTGTCATGGAATGTGGATCAGAAGACACTAACGGCGAGTGAACCGATTACGATCGTTAATTCTGCCCAGCAAGTGACATTAACCGCAAATCAAGGCGATATGCAGATCGATCAGCAAGTTGCGAATCTGATCGGGAATGTACAAGGAACGGGAGAGAAAAATCAATCGCGATTAAGCGCCGATCGTGTGAGATGGTTTTTCACGACTCAGCAGTTTGAAGCGAATGGGAATGTGAGCTATCAGCAGAATAATCCGCCGTTTAGTATTGCTGGACCGCAAGCTTCCGGGAAATTGGATACGCAGCAAGTTGCGGTGAGTGGGAATGAAGCGGGAAGAGTGGAACTTCAGATCACGCCTCAACAAGGAGTGCGGTGA
- a CDS encoding alr0857 family protein translates to MLKLTYTEFGLHLERVTVPLETLVSQRVVLALRMGQTLHVEPSRASFLLSIEVPGFGELEKLIRLERIASVSIVPVDDQFVEVSVQGHWIANTVEAHSGVFVTALGDRVEFSIYKLWQATQLQASPLV, encoded by the coding sequence ATGTTAAAGCTCACCTACACCGAATTTGGACTGCACTTAGAGCGCGTCACTGTCCCTTTGGAAACATTAGTGTCTCAAAGAGTCGTTCTCGCCCTGCGAATGGGTCAAACGCTGCATGTCGAACCGAGCCGAGCCTCATTCTTATTGTCGATCGAGGTTCCCGGCTTTGGTGAACTGGAAAAACTGATTCGGTTAGAGCGCATCGCGTCTGTGTCGATCGTTCCCGTCGATGACCAGTTTGTCGAAGTTAGTGTCCAAGGTCACTGGATTGCAAACACGGTGGAAGCTCACTCTGGTGTGTTTGTGACGGCATTGGGCGATCGAGTTGAGTTCTCCATCTACAAACTGTGGCAGGCAACTCAACTGCAAGCATCCCCGTTAGTCTAA
- a CDS encoding ATP-binding protein gives MKHPRLSTVLIVAFIVQIATTVGLVSYFSFRNSQRSINNLATQLMNEKSDRIQTYLRTYTETPPLVTQLTANTISSGDLKLNDLGGWNSYLFQQGQRFETLAYVYFGSAAGEYVEYRGFGNQQFKFNQRRGNTLPPVKIFDLNTQGKPQRLHSQRVFDPRPRPWYVKAAKTAAPGWTEIYTFVDVPPTLGISFVRPYYENQQLKGVIGADFVLVGINDFLKQIQPNEASRVFIIERNGNLVAASSSQPPFDEKRQRLNAGTIADPLIRTTAQQLQQSYSNLSKIRDRQQFDIDFDQQHHIAEVTPVTDAYGLDWLIVLVVPQASFMAQIEANNRITLILCLIALSAAVLTSVVMARWLSRPVKRLSDASQDMARGHYDQQVTVRGSRELVKLARSFNSMSQEIQRSHQELEQYARSLEAKVKDRTRQLEQEVEERKRTNAELEAVFSAMDQLIFVFDQDGTHLKIPASRATHILYKPLETRIGKTLHDVFPQEVADNFLKHIRLALETRSTIDIEYSLQVEDELIWSDASISPIDDRTVIWVSRDVTVAKHREAARKQAEQQLQQSHDELKQTLDELRSTQAKLIESEKLAALGQLVAGVAHEMNTPLGAIRSSIENVSHFMEHDLETLQALPLNYQKDFSALIQRSNESSQTLSYLSTREKRQLKRALTKQLEQHQITPADSIADTLIDIGVIDRVELFLALLKDSHRDVILKTAYQFTSVQRSVQTLSIASDQAAHVVRALKTYARQNTESKPVIANVIDGIETALTLYRNQLKRGVEVIGHYDEVPLIECYPDELNQVWMNLVHNAIQAMNYQGQLTIAVHSEINQIKIEITDTGAGIPPEIQPRIFSPFFTTKPMGEGNGLGLSIVQQVIDKHNGSINFESVPGKTIFTVLLPIRLDS, from the coding sequence ATGAAACATCCTCGACTGAGTACCGTTTTAATCGTTGCATTCATTGTTCAGATTGCAACTACAGTCGGGCTTGTGAGTTATTTCTCGTTTCGCAACAGTCAGCGATCGATTAACAATTTAGCGACGCAATTGATGAATGAAAAGAGCGATCGCATTCAAACTTATCTCAGAACCTATACCGAAACGCCGCCGCTCGTCACGCAACTCACCGCCAATACAATTTCTAGCGGCGATCTCAAACTGAATGATTTAGGCGGTTGGAATAGTTATCTATTTCAACAAGGACAACGCTTTGAAACGCTGGCGTATGTTTATTTCGGTTCAGCCGCAGGTGAATATGTGGAGTATCGCGGATTTGGCAATCAACAGTTCAAATTCAATCAACGTCGCGGCAACACGCTCCCCCCTGTGAAAATCTTTGATCTCAACACTCAAGGAAAACCGCAGCGACTTCATTCACAGCGCGTTTTTGATCCGCGTCCGCGCCCGTGGTACGTCAAAGCCGCTAAAACCGCAGCACCAGGATGGACAGAGATTTATACGTTTGTCGATGTGCCACCAACTTTAGGAATCAGCTTTGTTCGTCCTTATTACGAGAATCAGCAACTAAAAGGAGTCATCGGCGCAGATTTTGTCTTAGTTGGCATCAATGACTTCTTAAAACAAATTCAACCAAATGAAGCCAGCCGAGTGTTCATCATTGAGCGAAATGGTAATCTCGTTGCCGCTTCATCGAGTCAACCTCCGTTCGATGAGAAGCGTCAAAGATTAAATGCAGGCACGATCGCTGATCCTTTAATCCGCACGACCGCTCAACAGTTGCAGCAATCTTACAGTAATCTATCGAAAATTCGCGATCGCCAACAGTTTGACATTGACTTTGACCAGCAGCATCACATTGCTGAAGTAACTCCGGTTACTGATGCGTATGGTCTTGATTGGTTGATTGTGCTGGTTGTTCCACAAGCAAGCTTTATGGCACAGATTGAAGCGAACAATCGTATAACACTCATCCTCTGTTTAATTGCATTATCAGCAGCAGTACTAACCAGTGTTGTTATGGCACGTTGGTTGTCTCGTCCGGTAAAGCGATTGAGCGATGCAAGTCAAGACATGGCAAGAGGACACTATGATCAGCAGGTGACTGTTCGGGGAAGTCGAGAACTGGTTAAACTTGCCCGATCGTTTAATTCAATGAGTCAGGAAATTCAGCGATCGCATCAGGAACTGGAGCAATATGCGCGATCGCTTGAAGCAAAAGTCAAAGACCGCACTCGACAACTTGAACAAGAAGTCGAAGAACGCAAACGCACCAATGCAGAATTAGAAGCGGTTTTCAGTGCAATGGATCAACTGATCTTTGTATTCGATCAAGACGGCACACATCTAAAAATCCCTGCCAGCCGCGCCACCCACATTTTGTACAAGCCTTTAGAAACTCGAATTGGTAAAACACTACATGATGTTTTTCCCCAAGAGGTTGCAGATAACTTTCTCAAACATATTCGACTTGCTCTAGAAACGCGATCGACCATCGATATCGAATACTCTCTACAAGTTGAAGACGAATTGATTTGGTCAGATGCCAGCATTTCACCGATCGACGATCGAACTGTGATTTGGGTATCGAGAGATGTAACCGTTGCGAAGCACCGCGAAGCGGCTCGGAAGCAAGCAGAACAACAATTGCAGCAAAGTCATGATGAACTAAAACAGACCTTAGACGAACTACGATCGACCCAAGCAAAACTGATTGAATCTGAGAAACTCGCCGCTTTAGGTCAATTAGTTGCGGGTGTTGCTCATGAAATGAATACACCACTTGGAGCAATCCGATCGTCCATTGAAAATGTTTCACACTTCATGGAACATGATCTTGAAACGCTGCAAGCTCTGCCGCTGAACTATCAAAAAGATTTCTCTGCACTGATTCAGCGCTCTAACGAATCTTCTCAGACCTTATCATATCTATCGACTCGTGAAAAACGACAACTAAAACGAGCACTCACAAAACAGCTTGAACAACATCAAATTACTCCAGCCGACTCGATCGCAGATACATTAATCGATATCGGAGTCATTGATCGAGTCGAACTTTTCCTAGCTCTGCTCAAAGACTCCCATCGCGATGTCATTCTTAAAACTGCCTACCAATTCACCAGTGTTCAGCGCAGTGTTCAAACATTGTCGATCGCATCTGATCAAGCTGCTCATGTGGTTCGTGCTCTAAAAACCTATGCCCGTCAAAACACCGAAAGTAAGCCTGTGATAGCAAACGTCATTGATGGGATTGAAACGGCTCTAACGCTCTATCGCAATCAATTGAAGCGCGGAGTCGAAGTCATTGGGCACTACGATGAGGTTCCGCTGATTGAATGTTATCCAGATGAGCTAAACCAAGTTTGGATGAATCTGGTTCACAATGCAATTCAAGCGATGAACTATCAGGGGCAATTAACGATCGCAGTTCATTCCGAAATTAACCAAATCAAAATTGAAATTACAGACACTGGAGCAGGGATTCCTCCGGAGATTCAACCGCGAATCTTTTCGCCCTTTTTCACGACGAAACCGATGGGAGAAGGAAACGGTTTAGGCTTATCGATCGTTCAACAAGTCATCGACAAGCATAATGGCTCTATTAATTTTGAAAGTGTGCCAGGAAAGACCATTTTTACGGTTTTACTGCCGATTCGCCTCGATTCCTAA